A single Cannabis sativa cultivar Pink pepper isolate KNU-18-1 chromosome 7, ASM2916894v1, whole genome shotgun sequence DNA region contains:
- the LOC115697572 gene encoding suppressor protein SRP40, whose product MPSGAKKRKAAKKKKEKEATITTSSHTNNPHGGYDDSKSQDEKGSDGGEVMSPVYEGHHFHEGSEEGDSSGARSIVAKDKSVERVSRERSLKSGKNSENKDVRIEYVESGKESRDGDDRNSSSSSSSRSSSSSSSSDDESRAIEKKQDLKANVSILDSPVESSSAEEKNKVDELSSKPVLVSDVIKPGFENGAEKSSTVETVTDLSSKKSEDKSAKSSPSKSESVSNTYEVEELPPSSGCEAQTSNANQDIKTSETPEPSENQPLVAPTPRPVQKTSWLSCCGIFDVITGSGR is encoded by the exons ATGCCATCAGGTGCGAAGAAGAGAAAAGCTGCCAAGAAAAAGAAGGAGAAGGAAGCCACCATCACCACCTCATCTCATACCAACAATCCTCATGGag GGTATGATGATTCGAAATCCCAAGATGAGAAGGGAAGTGATGGTGGTGAGGTTATGTCTCCTGTATATGAGGGCCACCATTTTCATGAAGGGAGTGAGGAGGGTGACTCATCAGGTGCTAGATCAATTGTTGCGAAAGATAAGTCTGTGGAGAGAGTTTCTAGGGAGAGAAGTTTGAAATCTGGGAAGAATTCTGAGAACAAAGATGTAAGGATTGAGTATGTTGAGTCTGGAAAGGAATCTCGTGACGGGGATGATAGAAACTCGAGTAGTAGTAGCAGCAGCAGGAGCAGCAGCAGTAGCAGTAGCTCGGATGATGAATCTCGAGCCATTGAGAAGAAACAGGACTTGAAAGCAAATGTTTCCATTTTGGATTCACCAGTTGAATCCTCTTCAGCTGAAGAGAAGAATAAGGTTGATGAATTGTCCTCTAAGCCAGTATTGGTTTCTGATGTGATCAAACCCGGTTTTGAAAATGGTGCAGAGAAATCGTCTACTGTGGAAACTGTTACTGATTTATCTTCGAAAAAAAGTGAGGATAAGAGTGCAAAATCATCTCCAAGCAAATCAGAGTCTGTCTCGAATACTTATGAGGTTGAAGAATTGCCACCTTCAAGTGGTTGCGAGGCTCAAACTAGTAATGCTAATCAAGACATTAAAACTTCTGAGACTCCTGAACCCTCCGAAAACCAG CCTTTGGTTGCTCCAACGCCGCGTCCTGTGCAAAAAACCTCTTGGTTGAGTTGCTGTGGAATTTTTGATGTGATTACAGGATCCGGTCGATAA
- the LOC115697570 gene encoding SH3 domain-containing protein 3, whose translation MDALRKQAFKLREQVAKQQQAVIKQFSGTGYESSDVMVIDEIELQRHQQLEKLYRSTRSGKDFQKELVRAAESLTAIGMKHIETGTKLSEDCCRYGSENIDDYILAKAASIYGDARKHVEKEQEEFNKLLSLQVLDPLRAMVMGAPLEDARHLAQRYSRMRQDAETQATEVSRRQARVREAPIPENVAKLHAAEAKMQELKANMAVLGKEASAALAAVESQQQRLTFQRLVALVEGEKNYHLRIASILGDVEAEMVVEKQHKESAPPVIPSDSFSDKTYFLAEAVHSFTAASDKELSLAVGDYVVVRKVTPSGWSEGECRGKAGWFPSAYVEKRQRLPTNSTEVY comes from the exons ATGGATGCTCTGCGCAAACAAGCCTTTAAGCTCAGAGAACAAGTTGCCAAGCAACAGCAG GCTGTGATAAAGCAATTTAGTGGGACTGGTTATGAAAGCTCAGATGTAATGGTGATAGATGAGATTGAATTGCAGAGACATCAACAACTTGAGAAACTTTATAGATCCACTCGTTCAGGAAag GATTTTCAGAAAGAACTTGTAAGAGCAGCAGAATCCTTAACAGCCATAGGAATGAAACATATTGAAACAG GAACCAAACTGTCTGAGGATTGTTGTAGATATGGATCCGAAAACATCGATGACTACATATTGGCAAAAGCTGCATCTATATATGGTGATGCCCGCAAGCATGTGgaaaaagaacaagaagaatTTAACAAGCTGCTTTCTTTACAG GTTTTAGATCCACTGAGAGCCATGGTCATGGGCGCTCCTCTTGAAGATGCTCGTCATCTTGCTCAACGATATAGTCGAATGAGACAGGATGCTGAGACACAG GCAACTGAGGTTTCCAGAAGACAAGCAAGGGTAAGGGAAGCACCTATTCCTGAAAATGTTGCAAAGCTGCATGCAGCGGAGGCAAAAATGCAAGAACTTAAGGCAAACATGGCAGTTCTCGGTAAAGAAGCTTCGGCTGCATTGGCTGCTGTTGAATCGCAGCAGCAGAGATTGACTTTCCAAAGACTTGTTGCGCTG GTTGAAGGAGAAAAGAATTATCACCTGAGAATCGCTTCTATTCTTGGTGATGTCGAAGCTGAG ATGGTGGTAGAGAAACAGCATAAAGAGTCGGCTCCTCCTGTGATTCCATCAGATAGTTTCTCCGACAAGACATACTTCTTGGCCGAG GCGGTGCATTCGTTTACTGCAGCTTCAGACAAAGAGTTGAGCCTAGCTGTTGGTGACTATGTTGTTGTGCGAAAG GTGACTCCGTCTGGTTGGTCGGAAGGAGAGTGCAGAGGCAAAGCCGGGTGGTTCCCATCTGCATATGTCGAGAAGCGCCAGAGACTTCCGACGAATTCTACTGAAGTTTATTGA
- the LOC115697531 gene encoding ABC transporter B family member 9: MEGENNSSSGNSKEKKKEEEMVLNDVVKVEKVSFLKLFTFADSLDMVLMVVGSICAVANGLSQPIMTLIFGQLINSFGSSDQSHVLHAVSQVSLKFVYLAIGTGIASFLQVSCWMVTGERQATRIRGLYLKTILRQDIAFFDTETNTGEVIGRMSGDTILIQEAMGEKVGKFIQLTSTFFGGFVIAFIKGWLLTLVLLACIPVIVIAGGVMASTMSKMASRGQIAYAEAGNVVEQTVGSIRTVASFTGEKKAIEKYNKKIEIAYKMMAHQGLASGIGLGVVLLIVFGTYGLAVWYGSKLIIEKGYNGGQVINVIFAIMTGGMSLGQTSPSLNAFASGQAAAYKMFETIKRKPKIDAYDSVGTVLEDIRGEIELKDVYFKYPARPDVQIFSGFSLHVSSGTTAALVGQSGSGKSTVISLLERFYDPDSGQVLIDGVDLKNLQLKWIREKIGLVSQEPVLFAATLRENIAYGKDNATDEEIKTAIELANAAKFINKLPQGLDTLAGEHGTQLSGGQKQRIAIARAILKNPRILLLDEATSALDTESERIVQEALERVMQNRTTVVVAHRLTTIRNADLIAVVHQGKIVERGTHDELITDPEGAYSQLVRLQQGANEAAEDVYGCDDKNAIEKSMTKSSSIRLSLRRSISRGSSSSSRRSFALGFGLPGQISIHETEERADEEKNTSTSDQKVPLSRLFELNKPEIPVLILGSIAAAIHGVVFPTFGLLLSSSINMFYESPTKLRKDSRFWALIYLVLAIVVFLAVPFQNFLFSIAGGRLIQRIRSLTFAKVVHQEISWFDDPANSSGAIGARLSTDASTVKALVGDALALVVQNIATIIAGLVIAFTANWMLALIILAVSPIMILQGTLQTKFIKGFSADAKVMYEEASQVANDAVGGIRTVASFCAEEKVMEMYQRKCEGPMAHGVRLGLVSGGGFGFSFFAMYCMNAFCFYIGAVLVKHGKAEFGEVFKVFFALTISAMGVSQSSALAPDSTKARDSTASIFKILDSKPSIDSSSDEGVTLPTITGDIELHHVSFRYSTRPNVEIFRDLSLTIPSGKTVALVGESGSGKSTVISLIERFYDPLSGQVTLDGVDIKKFKLSWLRQQMGLVSQEPILFNETIRDNITYGKHGEVTEEEIISATKSANAHNFIASLPNGYDTSVGERGTQLSGGQKQRIAIARAILKNPKILLLDEATSALDAESERVVQDALDRVMLNRTTVVVAHRLTTIKNADIIAVVKNGVIAEKGRHESLIKIHEGAYASLVALHMTSTR; this comes from the exons atggAGGGAGAAAATAATAGTAGTAGTGGTAATagtaaagagaagaagaaggaggaagAGATGGTATTAAACGACGTCGTAAAAGTGGAAAAGGTGTCGTTTTTGAAGCTATTTACATTCGCAGATAGTTTGGATATGGTTTTGATGGTTGTGGGCTCAATTTGTGCGGTGGCTAATGGGCTTTCTCAGCCCATTATGACTTTGATTTTTggtcaacttattaattcttttggTTCTTCTGATCAATCTCATGTTCTTCATGCTGTTTCTCAG gtttCTTTGAAATTTGTTTACTTGGCAATTGGAACTGGCATTGCTTCCTTTCTTC AGGTTTCATGTTGGATGGTAACTGGAGAAAGACAAGCCACTAGAATTAGAGGTTTGTACTTAAAGACAATACTAAGACAAGACATTGCCTTTTTTGATACCGAAACTAACACCGGAGAAGTCATCGGTAGAATGTCCGGGGACACAATTCTCATCCAAGAGGCCATGGGCGAAAAG GTAGGGAAGTTTATACAACTGACTTCGACCTTCTTTGGCGGTTTTGTTATTGCTTTTATCAAAGGATGGCTTCTTACCCTTGTATTGCTAGCTTGTATTCCGGTCATTGTCATAGCCGGCGGTGTCATGGCTTCAACCATGTCGAAAATGGCTAGCCGAGGACAGATTGCTTATGCAGAAGCTGGCAATGTTGTTGAACAAACTGTTGGATCTATTAGAACG GTTGCATCTTTCACTGGAGAGAAGAAAGCCATTGAAAAATACAACAAGAAGATTGAGATTGCATATAAAATGATGGCTCATCAAGGTTTGGCTTCAGGGATAGGACTTGGTGTAGTTTTGTTGATTGTGTTTGGGACTTATGGACTTgctgtatggtatggatcaaaGTTAATCATTGAAAAAGGGTACAATGGTGGACAAGTTATAAATGTCATCTTTGCAATTATGACTGGTGGAAT gTCTTTGGGACAGACATCTCCAAGTTTGAATGCTTTTGCATCAGGACAAGCTGCAGCCTACAAAATGTTTGAAACAATCAAAAGAAAACCGAAAATCGATGCATATGACAGTGTTGGGACAGTATTAGAAGACATAAGAGGTGAAATTGAGCTTAAAGATGTTTACTTTAAGTACCCTGCAAGACCAGATGTTCAAATCTTTTCGGGTTTCTCTTTACATGTTTCGAGTGGGACAACGGCGGCTTTAGTTGGACAAAGCGGGAGTGGGAAATCGACGGTGATAAGTTTGTTGGAAAGATTTTATGATCCTGATTCAGGACAAGTGCTTATAGATGGTGTTGATTTGAAGAATTTGCAGCTTAAATGGATAAGGGAAAAGATTGGTTTGGTTAGTCAAGAACCTGTTTTGTTTGCAGCCACTTTAAGAGAAAATATTGCTTATGGGAAAGATAATGCAACTGATGAGGAGATTAAAACAGCCATTGAACTTGCTAATGCTGCTAAATTCATCAACAAGCTTCCTCAG GGTTTGGATACATTGGCAGGAGAGCATGGAACACAGCTCTCAGGTGGACAAAAGCAAAGAATAGCAATTGCAAGAGCCATTTTAAAGAATCCAAGAATTCTTCTCCTTGATGAAGCAACAAGCGCGCTTGATACTGAATCAGAAAGGATTGTTCAAGAGGCATTGGAAAGAGTTATGCAAAACCGAACAACTGTTGTCGTTGCTCATCGTTTGACAACCATAAGAAATGCTGATTTGATTGCAGTTGTACACCAAGGAAAGATTGTTGAAAGAGGTACTCATGATGAGTTGATAACTGATCCCGAAGGAGCTTACTCGCAGCTTGTTCGCCTTCAACAAGGAGCTAATGAAGCAGCAGAAGATGTTTATGGTTGCGACGACAAGAATGCCATTGAAAAATCCATGACAAAATCGAGCAGCATTAGATTATCGCTTAGAAGATCAATTAGTAGAGGCTCTTCATCAAGTAGTCGCCGCTCTTTTGCTCTAGGCTTCGGTCTTCCTGGCCAGATTAGCATTCATGAGACCGAAGAAAGAGCCGATGAAGAGAAGAACACATCAACAAGTGATCAAAAAGTTCCTCTAAGTAGGCTTTTCGAGCTTAACAAGCCTGAGATACCAGTGTTGATTCTTGGCTCAATTGCTGCAGCAATTCATGGTGTTGTTTTCCCAACATTTGGTCTTTTACTTTCGAGTTCTATTAACATGTTCTACGAATCGCCAACCAAGCTGCGAAAAGACTCAAGATTTTGGGCTCTGATCTATTTGGTATTGGCTATAGTTGTTTTTCTAGCAGTTCCATTTCAGAATTTTCTTTTCTCAATTGCTGGTGGAAGACTAATCCAACGAATTCGCTCCCTAACTTTCGCTAAAGTTGTTCACCAAGAAATCAGTTGGTTTGATGACCCTGCAAATTCAAG TGGCGCGATTGGTGCAAGATTGTCAACTGATGCTTCGACGGTTAAGGCCCTTGTTGGCGATGCATTGGCGCTAGTTGTTCAAAACATAGCGACAATCATCGCGGGGTTAGTGATAGCATTCACAGCAAATTGGATGTTGGCTTTGATCATTTTAGCAGTGTCACCAATTATGATCCTCCAAGGAACTTTACAGACAAAATTCATCAAAGGGTTTAGTGCTGATGCAAAGGTTATGTATGAAGAAGCTAGTCAAGTGGCGAACGATGCTGTGGGCGGGATAAGAACCGTTGCCTCGTTTTGTGCTGAGGAAAAAGTTATGGAAATGTACCAAAGAAAATGTGAAGGCCCTATGGCTCATGGAGTCAGATTAGGACTAGTCAGTGGTGGTGGCTTTGGATTTTCTTTCTTTGCTATGTATTGTATGAATGCTTTTTGTTTCTACATTGGTGCTGTTCTTGTTAAACATGGTAAAGCTGAGTTTGGAGAGGTTTTCAag GTTTTCTTTGCTTTAACAATCTCAGCAATGGGGGTGTCACAAAGTAGTGCCTTGGCTCCTGATTCAACCAAAGCAAGAGATTCAACAGCATCGATTTTCAAAATTCTCGACAGCAAACCTAGCATCGATTCGAGTAGCGATGAAGGTGTTACTTTGCCAACCATAACAGGAGATATTGAGCTTCATCATGTTAGCTTTAGATATTCAACAAGGCCTAATGTTGAAATCTTTAGAGACTTGTCTTTAACCATCCCATCTGGAAAG ACCGTCGCTTTAGTAGGAGAAAGTGGTAGTGGAAAATCAACAGTTATAAGCTTAATAGAGAGATTTTATGACCCTCTTTCGGGTCAAGTAACACTAGATGGTGTTGACATCAAAAAATTCAAGCTAAGTTGGTTAAGACAACAAATGGGGTTAGTAAGTCAAGAACCAATTCTTTTCAACGAAACGATTCGAGACAACATCACCTATGGAAAACATGGAGAAGTAACCGAAGAAGAGATCATTTCAGCCACGAAATCAGCTAATGCTCATAACTTCATAGCATCACTCCCTAATGGATATGACACTTCAGTTGGTGAAAGAGGAACACAATTATCAGGAGGACAAAAACAAAGGATTGCTATAGCAAGAGCAATACTAAAAAACCCGAAAATTCTCTTGCTTGATGAAGCAACAAGTGCATTGGATGCTGAGTCTGAAAGAGTAGTTCAAGATGCATTGGATAGAGTCATGTTGAATAGAACTACTGTTGTTGTTGCTCATAGGCTTACAACCATTAAAAACGCCGATATCATCGCTGTGGTGAAGAACGGTGTGATCGCTGAGAAGGGTCGCCATGAATCCTTGATTAAGATCCATGAAGGTGCCTATGCATCTTTGGTAGCTCTTCATATGACTTCTACAAGATGA